DNA sequence from the Paenibacillus azoreducens genome:
TGGATGTTCACAAGAAGAGCATCACCGCCTGCATTATCACCCCTCAAGGAAAGGAGATTCGAACATTTGCTACAATGACCCGAAACCTGATTGAATTGGTAGACTGGGTCAAACAACACCGTTGCACCCATGTCGCGATGGAAAGCACCGGAGACTACTGGAAACCGATATATAACCTGTTGGAATTGGAAGAACTCAAGCCCATGGTCGTGAATGCGCAACATATTAAATCTGTCCCTGGACGTAAAACGGATGTCAAGGATGCTGAATGGATTGCCAAGCTGCTGCGGCATGGTTTGGTGCAAGGAAGCTATATTCCGGACCGAGATCAAAGGGAACTGCGAGAGGTGATTCGTTACCGGCGAAGCATTATTGAAGAACGAACGCGTGAAGCGAATCGGCTTCAAAAGGTGCTCGAAGGCGGCAACATCAAGCTATCCTCAGTCGCTTCCAACGTACTCGGGGTTTCCGGACGAAACATGTTGGAAGCCATAATTAACGGTGAAACCGATGTCTCTGTCTTGGCCGATTTCGCCCAAAAGAAACTAAAGCTGAAGAAAGAACAGTTGAAACTGGCGCTGGAAGGGCGACTTGGCCCTCATCAACTGCTCATGATCGAGAAGCAGCTCGCCCATATCGATTATCTGAACGAATTGATCACCGAATTGGATACAGAGATCGATAAACGTATGGCCCCTTTTGCTGAGGACCTGAAGTTATTGGATTCGATCCCCGGTGTCGGTAAACGAACTGCCGAACAAATCTTGGCAGAGATCGGTACGGACATGTCGCGGTTTCCAACCCCTGGCCATTTATGTTCCTGGGCAGGGATGACTCCAGGTCACGATGAAAGCGCGGGGAAGAAAAGGTCAGCCAAAACACGAAAAGGAAACAAAAAACTGCGAAGTGCCCTAACTGAGGCGGCGCGGGCGGTGACACGTAAAAAAAATTCGTACCTGGCAGCCCAGTATCATCGTATTGCTGCACGACGCGGAAAAAATAGAGCCGCAGTCGCCGTAGGACATACCATTCTAACGATCGTACATATCTTGTTAACGCGAAAACAAGAATATGTGGAGCTTGGCTTTGATTACTTTGATAAGCGAAAGCGTGACATCTTGATTAACAACTCGATTAAGAGACTAGAGTCCCTTGGACTTACAGTCAGCATTCAAGAACAAACGGCTTAAGCGGTTCAAACCCATTTTTTAAAAAAGCAAGTTACTGGGGTTAGTTTCGTATTGCCAAAAACGGCTTTTCTAACGATACTACGAGCTGATAATTTTCAGGGCAGAAAGTATAAGCTGCGCATATCTCTGATCTTATATTTCTCCCGGAATTGCTTAAAACTTCGCTCTTTAGTGAGTGAGGATAAAACTTTTCCGGATGAGCGTTTGACGTTTCGATACATAGGCTACATCTGAGGATGCGTGTCGTCATCGGCGAACGTATACAGTCTTTGAAGAGGCCGACGAAGGCGTTTCTCCTTTAGATATCAAGATTTGCGAAACTCAATTCCAGACGCTCCAGGGAACAATATATAGACGAACTAAACTGTTGCAATCTATACATTACGCCCCCTGGATCAATATATAGACGAACTAAACCGTTGCAATCTAGACATTGCTTGATTGAATCCATTTCATCATCATCTCTAACGAAACGTGACATCGCTATTTGCAACAAAAATGGCCTTTTGAAATTTTAACGAAACAGGGTATTGTTATTAAGCTCAAAGGTGGCTTGCAAGCCCGATTTTACCCCAAATAACGATCTGTAGTTTCGTTAGATTTCATTTGCTCTTGTTTTTGCGGCAATAACGCTCCGTAGTTTCGTTAGAAAAACCTAGGTGGCAGCTTTTTTCCAAAAAGCTTTCAGCTTCGCTAGAAAATTCCCCTCCCAGGTTCAATTTTCTAACAAGGATCTTCTATAGATGATGAAACCCTCTTGACTGTTTCTAATCTCTTTCTTTCATTCTACTTATACAGAAGTCGCTTATTGGGTTTTTGCAAAATCCTTGTGAGTTTGGACACGCCGAATAGGGCCTTGGAATGGAACTATTTTTCTAACGGACGCCATGGACGTTATTTCGCTAAAAGTGGCGGTTTTCAAAATGTAACGGACACCACAGCGCTTAATTGCCCCAAAATCCGCTAAAAATTAGTTTCTTCGCAAAATAGGTGCATCTGTGACCGTTAGAAATCAAAAAGCTCGAAATTTGCCCCGATAGCGGCCGCTGTGTCCGTTAGAGTTTTGCAGTGGATTTGGTCCTCCGATGGCGCTGCCTACGCTGGCCGCTTGCATGCAGTTCCCAACGCACGGTGAGCGGAG
Encoded proteins:
- a CDS encoding IS110 family transposase produces the protein MEVLIERCCGLDVHKKSITACIITPQGKEIRTFATMTRNLIELVDWVKQHRCTHVAMESTGDYWKPIYNLLELEELKPMVVNAQHIKSVPGRKTDVKDAEWIAKLLRHGLVQGSYIPDRDQRELREVIRYRRSIIEERTREANRLQKVLEGGNIKLSSVASNVLGVSGRNMLEAIINGETDVSVLADFAQKKLKLKKEQLKLALEGRLGPHQLLMIEKQLAHIDYLNELITELDTEIDKRMAPFAEDLKLLDSIPGVGKRTAEQILAEIGTDMSRFPTPGHLCSWAGMTPGHDESAGKKRSAKTRKGNKKLRSALTEAARAVTRKKNSYLAAQYHRIAARRGKNRAAVAVGHTILTIVHILLTRKQEYVELGFDYFDKRKRDILINNSIKRLESLGLTVSIQEQTA